In Pongo abelii isolate AG06213 chromosome 5, NHGRI_mPonAbe1-v2.0_pri, whole genome shotgun sequence, the DNA window agagatggggtttcaccatgttagccaggatggtctcgatctcctgacctcatgatccacccacctatttttttttttttttttttaattttttgagacagagtcctgctctgtcgccaggctggagtgcagtggcgcgatcttggctcactgcaacttctgcctcccgggttcaagcaattctcctgcctcagcctccagcgtagctgggattacaggcgcgtgccaccacgcccagctaattttttgtattttagtagagctggggtttcaccatgttagccaggatggtctcaatctcctgaccttgtgatccacccacctcagcctcccaaagtgctgggaataaaagcatgagccaccacacctggcctaggcTAATTATTTGGCTTCTAAGAAATCTTTCCTGAGTACCCTTTACCCCTACATTCTCACAAGATTCTCTGGCCTCCTTCCCTGCACTCTGGGACATTTCTTTAGTCTGGCTATACCTAATTCACAAAAAACTGCAGACTGGACaaggcggctcatgcctataatcccagcactttgggaggcccaggcatgAGGATTTCTTGAGCgctgaagttcaagaccagctaggacaacatagtgaaaccctatttctacaaaaaataaaaaataaattagccaggtatggtggcacgtgcctgtagtccctgctactgggaaggctgaggtgggaggattgcctgaacccgggaggtcgaagcctcagtgagccatgatcatgccattgcactccggcctgggcaacagagagagactctgtctcaaaaaaaagaaaaaaaaattacaatgttcAAAAATAACATTCTGGGCCAGGtagggtggctcacatctgtaatcccagcactttgggaggctgaggtgggtagatcatttgaggtcaggagttggagaccagcctggccaacatggtgaaaccttgcctctacaaaaaatattaaaaaatcagccagacctggtggcgcacacctgtaatcccaattactcaggaggctgaagcaggagaatttcttgaaccccagaagtggagattgcagtgagctgagattgtgtcactgcactccagcctgggtaagatagtgagactccatctcaaaaaaaaaaaagaaaatttttgttaCATATTAAATGAGTCATCTTTGCTGAAATGAATAAGATTGCAGCCTGGGCCTgttaactcatgcctgtaatcccagcactttgggaggctgaggtgggaggacagcttgagcctaggagtttgagaccaccccaggcaacatagggagacccatgTCTCtacaggtattttaaaaattagctgggtgttgtggcacgtgcctgtggtcccagctacttggcaggccaggaggtcaagcctccagtgaactgtgatcacaccactgcagtccagcctggatgacagagctagaccctgtctcaaaaaataataataggccgggtgcggtggctcacccctgtaatcccagcactttgggaggctgaggcaggcagattacaaggtaaggagatcgagaccatcctggctaacacagtgaaaccccgtctctactaaaaatataaacaattagccaggcgtgttggcgggcgcctgtagtcccagctactcgggaggctgaggcaggacaatggcgtgaaccccggaggcggagcttgcagtgagccaagattgtgccactgcactccagcctgggcgacagagcgagactccatctcaaaaaaaaaaaaaataaataataataataataataataaattgtggGAAATAGggattattttggaaaatataggaaaaatgtTTGTAGTACCCATATGACttagttctttcttttattttttttttttgagaaggagtcttgccctgtcacccaggctggagtgcagtggcacgatcttggctcactgcaagctccgcctcccaggtgcacgccattctcctgcctcagcctcctgagtaaatgggactacaggcacctgccaccatgcccggataatttttttgtatttttagtagagacagggtttcaccatgttagccaggatggtctcaatctcctgacctcgtgatctgcccgccttggcctcccaaagtgctgggattacaggcttgagccacggcacccaCCCATGACTTAGTTCTTAAGAGTATTAAATAATACACCTATACTTCAAATGGGTGAATTGTCTGGTATGTGGACTATATCtaaacaaagcttttttttttttcactctgtcacccaggctggagggcagtgacacgatctcagctcactgcaacctttacccgggttcaagcgattcctgtgcctcagcctccagagtagctgggactacaggcacgtgccaccacgcacagctaatttttgaatttttagtagagacggggtttcaccatgctggccagggtgttctctaactcctgacctcaggtgatctgcctgccttggccccccaaagtgctgggattacaaacgtgaaccaccacacccagccttttttttttttttttttttttttttttttttttttttgagacgcaaccttgtgctgttgcccaggctggagtgtagtggcatgatcttggatcactgcaaccttcgcctctgggtttaagcgattctcctgcctcagcctcctgagtagctgggactatgggtgtgcaccaccacgcccgactaatttttgtatttttagtagagatggggttccaccatgttggccaggctggtctcaaactcctgacctcaggtgatcggcctgcctcagcctcccaaagtgctgggattacatgcgtgagccactgcacccagccaacaaagcttttttttttttttttgagacagagtcttgctccgtcgccaggctggagtgcagtggcgcgatctaggctcactgcaacttctacttccctggttcaagcgattctcctgcctcagcctcccaagtagctgggattacaggcacccaccaccatgcccacctaatttttctatttttagtagagatggggtttcaccatgttggccaggatagtctcgatctcctgaccttgtgatctgcccaccttggcctcccgaagtgctgggattacaggcatgagccaccgtgcctggccaataaaccttttttttcaaaaaaaaaaaaaggctgggtgtggtgcctcatgcctgtaatccgagcactttgggaggccaaggcgggtggatcacctgaagtcaggagtcggagaccagcctgaccaacatggagaaacccagtatctactaaaaacataaaaataaaaattagctgggttggtGGCGTGggatcttgggaggctgaggcagaagaatggcttgaacccgggaggcagaggttgcagtgagccaagatggtgccactgcattccagccttggagacctagcaagactccgtctcaaaaagcaaacaaagaaacaaacaaaaccacagaaaaaggctgagaataaaagaaaaaacacccaTGCACACTCCACCTAGATTAacaaatgtttaacattttgccatatttaaatcagactttttaaaaaagaaacaaaaagttacaGATATATTTGAAGCCCCTTCTAATCTCATTCCAGGTcctgtttccttcccttcctcaccAGAGGCTGCCACAACAGGGTATTACAAGTATTTTTTTACACATCTACTGTCTTTCCTGTGGAACTGAGTTCCTTGAGAGCAGTGACAATGACTTACCCAATGTTATGTCTCTAGTTCCTGGCACAGAAAGGGGCTTGGATATCATAGACAAGTGGATGGAAGGAGaggtgggtagatggatagatagacacaCAGATGAAAGGTAGAAAGAATAGATggaggtggctgggcatggtggctcacacctgtaatcccagcactttgggaggacgaggcgggtggatcatgaggtcaggagatcgagaccatcctggctaacacgtctctactaaaaatacaaaaaaaaaaaaattagccgggcgcggtggcgggcgcctgtagtcccagctactcaggaggctgaggcaggagaatggcgtgaacccgggaggcggagcttgcagtgagccgagatcgcgccactgcactctagcctgggcaacagagcaaaattctgtctcaaaaaaaaaaaaagaaaagaaagaatacatgGAGGATAGATGGCTGATAGAAGAAAGGATGGATAAACAGGTGAGTGAATGAAAGGATAGGcagatggagggaaggaagggtggCTAGATGGGAAAATGCAAGGAGGGAGGAATGGATGAGTGGCTAGAAGGACATGTAGATGGAtggtggaaggatggatggatggaaagataGAAATGTAGAACCCTAGCCTACAACACAATGCTGGCctgggaggccaggagctggTCTAGCACCCACAGGTACATGCTCTCTTGCAGGTGTGGGCGGCACACCCTTTCCTTCTCTGGCCCCACCAATCATGCTGCTGGTGGATGGAAAGCAGCAGATGGTGGTGGTCTGCCTGGTCCTTGATGTTGCACCCCCTGGCCTTGACAGCCCCATCTGGTTCTCAGCCGGCAATGGCAGTACACTGGATGCCTTCACCTATGGCCCTTCCCCAGCAACGGATGGCACCTGGACCAACTTGGCCCATCTCTCCCTGCCTTCTGAGGAGCTGGCATCCTGGGAGCCTTTGGTCTGCCACACCGGGCCTGGGGCTGAGGGCCACAGCAGGAATACACAGCCCCTGCAGCTGTCAGGTGGGAATGGAGCCTGGGCCCTTGCAGATGCTCCCTGTCCCCTTCCACACACCAGGATATGGTTGAAGGGAGGGCAGGCTCTAGGCCACAAAGGCATGAAGGGTGTCCAAGTGCAGAGCCTCCGGGTGAGGTGACACCTGGGCTCAGGGGAGAGTGGCCTCAGGGCCATGAATTCTGGGATTTGCAACTGCAATATCTGTTTGAAATCCAGGCTTTGCAGCATGGCTTCCAAGGATAAAAATGCCTTCTTCCACCTAGGATTCATTATACACACATAGATAGATCACCCTGTGTACATGACACCCTATAAGGACCAAACTAATTAACAAATCACTACCAGTTATTGAGTGTTTACTCTGTTCCAGGCAGTGTTCTACAGACTTCACATTTATGAGACAGGTCATATAATTCCCTCAATTTTACAGGCACGGGGAGGTTAAGCAACATGTCTAAAGCCAGCTATTTTTGTTTCCCCCTCCACTGTGTTTTGAAACAGTCAGCTATTATTATCACTCACCAGATGACTTGCTTCCTCTCTAGGGATtatctcagttttgtcatcttcCAAATGGGAATGTTTGTTAACTAAGTGCCCTGACTTCCAAAGAATGCTGTGAAGACAGTCAGTTCCTTATCTGAGAGTTCCGGGCACCCCAGCCTTCCCAGGGCACAGAACAGGGGACAGTGCAAAGTGAGGGATGTTTGGGTCCTCAGAGGACTTGCAGCAAATGGGCTCAGGGTTTCTGCTGCTGGCTCACTTGTCCACTTACCCCAAATGCCTCGACACCCACCCTGTGCCAGGGCCTGGGCATAGCACTGGGGATGCCCTCCAGAGTGCATGGCCCATCCCCAAAGACTCATTACCTTCTCCCTGGACAACAGGAGAGGCTTCTACAGCCAGGACCTGCCCCCGGGAGCCTCTCAGGGGTGAGTACTCCGGGCAAGGGGTGGGGAATAAGAGGCTGGGACCAGGACCTTGGGCCTGGGGAGTGGGGCATTCAGCTCTGGCCTAATGGGTCTTACACTGGAGGTCAGTAGGTGTCCCATGTAGAGGCTGTCATGCTAGGTTTGGGGCACTGGCTAGCATGGGCCTCGGTCTACCTAGGATAAGATGGGGGTGAATCCTTTGACCCCAGCCCAATTCCTGGACATTAGTTGAGAAGCACAGGTGACAGCTAACAGAGGGGTCTTTGGAGTCCTCCTTGGGCAGCCCAGGCAGGGGGGTCTCAGCATTAGAGTCTGTGTAAATGGGAGGCTGTCTGGGGTGATGGAAAGAGCATGGACGGACAGTCATGAAGTTGGGCTGTGGTCCAACTCTGCTTCCTGACCAAATAGAGAattttgaggctgggcgcagtggctcacgcctgtaatcccagcactttgggaggcggaggtgggtggatcacgaggtcaggcgttcgagaccagcctggccaacatggtgaaaccctgtctctactaaaaatacaaaaattagccgagcgtagtggcgcacgcctgtagtcccagctactcgggaggctgaggtagaagaatcacttgaacccgggaggtggaggttgcagtgagatgagatcgtgccactgcactccagcctgggtgacagagtgagactccatctaaaaaaaaaaaaaaaagaattttgagcTAGTTACTCTCTGCATCAGATGCTAATTAATTCCTGCGTGgccccccacccctacccccatgATTGTtggggaataaaataaaatgaaggccaGGAAGGTATTTATTATTACCAGTAAGAACTGAGGCTAGACACCGGGAAGGACTTTCCCTGGAGGAGGGGGTGAAGGGGACGGGCAAGGGCAGAGGACAAGGCCCTCTcctccattctctcctggcctggggGGCTGCGGGCTCCTGCGGGCTCCTGAGCGGTTCCTCCTCGCAGGGACACCGGGTGGGGCGCTGTGGCTGGGGGTGCTGCGGCTGCTGCTCTTCAAGCTGCTGCTGTTTGACCTGCTCCTGACCTGTAGCTGCCTGCGCGACCCCGCGGGCCCGCTGCCTTCCCCCGCAACCGCCACCCGCCTGCGAGCCCTTGGCTCCCACcgactgcacctggccacagagACTGGGGGAAGAGAGGCCACCAGCTCACCCAGACCCCAGCCTTGGGACCGCCGCTGGAGTGACACCCCTCCAGGTCGGAAGCCCGGGAGCCCAGTCTGGGAGGAAGGGTCTTACCTCAGCAGTTACCCCACTTGCCCAGCACGGGCCTGGTGCTCAAGATCTGCCCGCGGGACTCCTTCCTCGAGTCTTGGAGCGTTTTTTGCAGGTGACCTGCCTCCTCCTCTGCAGGCAGGAGCTGCCTGAGGGCAGGGTTCTACCTCCCCCCCCCACACTGTGTGAGGCTGTGTCTCTCCCATCCAACAGGGGACCCCTTGAGAATGGTGATCCACCCAGTTACAGGGGCATTTAGGGAGCAGATGACtgagaacattaaaaaagaacttaaatgacacagcaaatgaaaaatgtttgaatTCATGTCTATCCTGGGAGGAGGGAATTTGGCAGAGTCAGGAGTAGCAAAAATCCAGGAAAGCTCCCTTGAGGAAGAGGGCTTCCTGAGACAGAACTTGGGAACTGCAGAGTGGGGCTGGTGGCTGGGAAGGCAGCTGTCTCCTCCCCCAACAGCAAGGGGGGAGGCCCCCTCTTCTCCTCACCCTGGCCCAACCTCTGTGAGAGGTCAGGGCAGAGAGCCCAGGAACCCAGGAAAGTGGGTGCTGGGTCTGATGTGAACTCCTGTACAGAGGTGAACAGGGCCAGGGTTTCCCGGGAACAGGATCATTTTCAATAACAAGAGTATCAGATATTAATTCCAACTTACAGTTTATTAATCAATCaattgattgattaattgatCAATTAAGAGTcattattcatttgaaaaatattctttaagcATCAACCCTAAAGAGGTTTGGCTTTTTTGGTTTGGTTGTTATATAAAGAAGATTCTTGTATTGATCGAGTATGAGGCTTCCACAGTAGAGCATAACGTGTGTGTCCCGTGCTTGCCCAGTGCTGGCAGGAAATCCAGCCTTTCCCAAGGGTTCTCCGCTAGTAATCACTCCAAGAGACTCTGGGTACTGTCATGTAAATTCACCTGTCCCTTGGACCCCATAGGATAGTCTGCTGGATCAACTTTAGTCTTCCTTCCCCCAGGGAGGGGATGGGGAACTATGCCCCAGCACCCCAACACATGGTTTCAAGGACACCCTCAGTTTCCCTGAGCCTCTGTGCTCTCTCAGCTACTGTTCCATAAAAACTCTCACTGCCTCCTCCACTGCTCATCTCTCACCAGCCTGAAAGGAGATTCTCCCACTTGTTTTGGGGATTCTTGGGTGCtggtggctgggggtgggagggtccCATAGCTTCTGGGGGTGGGAGGGTCCCATAGCTTCTAGGGATGAATCTGTCCACCATCCCCACAAGGCATGTTCCTTCCCTGACACACAGACTGAGGGAGGGTGTGGGCAGGGGCCCAACTATAGCCTCAGACTTTCTCTGGCCACTATCCCTTCCCAGCTGTCCTGCCAGATGCTGAGCCCAGGCTTCTCAATCTCCACTGTCAGGCTGGCTTAATCTTATTTCCCAGGAGGGCTTCTGAGCCGAGGTGAATCAAGGGCCATCCATGGCCAAGCTCTGAGCCtacccaagtattttattttattttattttattattttattttttgagacagggtctcactctgtcccccagggtggagtgcagtggtgcgatctcgactcactgcaatctctgtctcccgggttccagcaattctcccacctcagcctctcaagtagctgggactacaggcacacgccaccatgcctggctcatttttgtattttttggtagagacagggtttcgccacattggccaggctggtcttgaacttctgacctcaagtgatccacctgccttggcctcccgaagtgctggaattataagtgtgagccaccgtgcccagcttgagCCAACCCAAGTCTTATCAAGCCTAGAAAACATGGAAGACCTTAGGAGGGTGTCCTGATCTTGTACACTGTGGAATTCCACATGCCACAGCCCCTGCCTATCCAAAGTGCTTTGTTACCAACACAGTTTTGGATAGGAAACTAAAGTCAGAAAGTGACAAGGCCTGGGCCTCAGTGCTCTGAAGTCTTCATAAAAATAGCATAAATATCCAACCTCTAGGAAGGAAACAAGAAGGTATCAGGGAACAGGGTTTTATGGCTAATTTGCAGACAACTTCCCAGAGAAGCAACTTTGGTTTGTGTGCGTCTGTAGGACAGTGAGTTCAGGGGCAGCCTAAAGAAGACCTCAAAACCAAGAGTgctcctctttatttttattttttgagatggagtctcgctctgtcgccaggctggagtgcagtggtgtgatctcggctccctgcaacctccacttccagggttcaagcgattctcccgcctcagcctcccaagtagctgggactacaggcacccaccaccacggctaatttttttgtgtttttagtagagacagggtttcaccatattggctaggctggtctcaaattcctgaccttgtgatctgcccgccgtggcctcccaaagtgctggaattacaggcatgaaccaccgcgcccggcatttattatttttgagacggagtctccccctgtcgcccaggctggagtgctatggcgtgatctcggctcattgcaacctccgtctcccaggttcaagcaattctcctgcctccacctcccgagtagctgggattacaggtgtgtgccaccacgcccggctaattttttgtatctttagtagagatggggtttcggcatcttggccaggctggtcttgaactcctgccctcgtgatccgcccacctcggcctcccaaagtgctggaattataggcgtgagccaccaagcccagcctcctctttattatttatttatttatttttgagatgggggggTGGTCTagctatgttgatcaggctggtctcgaactcctggcctctagcagttctcccatcttggcctcccaaagtgctgggattacagacctcagccacggcacctggcctttttcttcctcttctttgttgagacagggtctcactctgttgcccaagctggtctccaactcctgggctcaggtgatcctcccgccttggcctcccaaagtgctgggattacaggcgtgagccattaagTGTTCCTCTCAATGACACAGCAGATGCGAGTTTTACTGAGTATCTCCTTGTGCCAGGCACCCTGTTGTTGCTGGGGAagcggaagagagagagaatcgTTAATCGGCTAAATTTCTGCCTTCTGAGAGCTCAgaatcaagaaataaataatagggCAGTAAAAGGGGCTGGGAttacatacaaaaagaaaattaatgccTGAACTTTTTACAATCTGCTCGATAAGCTTTAATTCTATTAACCTATTTGAGCTTCCCAACAACAGGCAAGCTCCCACAGCAGCTAGGAGGATCACTTTGTCATACAAatagaaacaggctcagagaggaagTCATTTGTTCTAGTTCTCACTAAGACAAATCTACTGGGTACTAAGAAAGTTTGAAGGCTGGGGACAGTTTGAGTCGTCCTGCTCGCACCTTAAGCGCCTACAAGAGTGCCTGGCTATAACAACCACAATaccaataataaaatttaaaaacaggtgTTCAGTAAGGACTTGCGGCATTAGGACCCCAGGAGGGAAGTGACGTTCGAGGAGGCGGAGAAAGCCGCGAAGACGGCCTTCTCCACATCTTCCAGCACCTGCGCGCCTGAATGCGTCCCACCCAGGCCCAGACGCAGGCTTCTCCTCGGGTCCTGGTCCTGCATCCTCTCTCTCCCAGAGCCTCCGTTAGGGGGTGGGAAAGGACGTTGCCATAGGTCGCTGAGGCCACCATCTGCTCTCTTACTGGCCAAGGGCGTAAAAAGA includes these proteins:
- the PTCRA gene encoding pre T-cell antigen receptor alpha isoform X2 → MAGTWLLLLLALGCPDLPTGPVSFPSSPEAATTGPIWFSAGNGSTLDAFTYGPSPATDGTWTNLAHLSLPSEELASWEPLVCHTGPGAEGHSRNTQPLQLSGEASTARTCPREPLRGTPGGALWLGVLRLLLFKLLLFDLLLTCSCLRDPAGPLPSPATATRLRALGSHRLHLATETGGREATSSPRPQPWDRRWSDTPPGRKPGSPVWEEGSYLSSYPTCPARAWCSRSARGTPSSSLGAFFAGDLPPPLQAGAA
- the PTCRA gene encoding pre T-cell antigen receptor alpha isoform X1, whose translation is MLLVDGKQQMVVVCLVLDVAPPGLDSPIWFSAGNGSTLDAFTYGPSPATDGTWTNLAHLSLPSEELASWEPLVCHTGPGAEGHSRNTQPLQLSGEASTARTCPREPLRGTPGGALWLGVLRLLLFKLLLFDLLLTCSCLRDPAGPLPSPATATRLRALGSHRLHLATETGGREATSSPRPQPWDRRWSDTPPGRKPGSPVWEEGSYLSSYPTCPARAWCSRSARGTPSSSLGAFFAGDLPPPLQAGAA